One window of the bacterium genome contains the following:
- a CDS encoding FAD-dependent oxidoreductase — MSKTQFEHLFAPLQVGPMQVPNRICETTNTINSSMIPGEVDDNFIAHHGAKARGGVGWIGSETWLLNLPFPPDSPDEVGLSVGFAAHFAAYQNPPWVEGMKKFYEEVHAAGSVAIAQLTHLSSVWAPSAVPVIGAQDYVPHEMGEEEIEWCINSYADAAAVAKEIGADGVQIHCAHETLAYSFLSPVTNRRTDRWGGGAEERTRFPIAVLERVRERIGDSLALGIRISGKEFRQGGAEHLEMREMTCHIGDSGLIDFVDIDVGHCWGAPSYVPSSYYDHAEFREVGKAARTDLDENVSVLFSGRVNDPVVAERLLKEGYCDLIGMVRAGIADADFANKAREGRLSEIRRCISCTRCIDEASEPRTFPYAPTCSINPVIGHELRWEEEFKPAATPKRVVVVGAGLAGCEAARWAAMRGHQVTLLEQGERLGGQLRIAAKAPGRDDFEDQIYFEENEMVRLGVDLRLKTHADIDAIKALSPDAVAIATGSIPRVPHDLPGIDLPHVVQGWDVMQGKVSTGDRVAVVSQEDYYETPCIAEYLASKGKQVEVFHKSLHLGYEIARYSIAMVLAHMENCGVTVHPNLVLKEIDADGLEFLSSFGEKTYRKEGFDSVVLAYGSVPVHNLYDELKTDGSIPQVYVAGSAWLPRFMAEASQHGASIGLAI; from the coding sequence GTGAGCAAGACGCAGTTCGAGCACCTGTTCGCGCCCTTGCAGGTAGGACCGATGCAGGTGCCCAACCGGATTTGCGAGACGACCAACACCATCAACTCCTCGATGATTCCGGGTGAAGTCGATGACAACTTCATCGCGCATCACGGTGCCAAGGCTCGGGGCGGTGTCGGCTGGATCGGTAGCGAAACCTGGCTTCTCAATCTCCCGTTTCCCCCGGATTCGCCGGACGAAGTCGGCCTCTCGGTAGGCTTTGCCGCGCATTTCGCCGCCTATCAAAACCCGCCCTGGGTCGAAGGGATGAAGAAATTCTACGAGGAGGTCCACGCCGCAGGATCCGTGGCCATCGCCCAGTTGACCCACCTCAGCTCGGTGTGGGCTCCTTCGGCCGTGCCCGTCATCGGGGCCCAGGACTACGTGCCCCATGAGATGGGCGAAGAAGAGATCGAGTGGTGCATCAATTCCTACGCCGACGCGGCAGCGGTCGCCAAGGAGATCGGCGCGGACGGAGTCCAGATCCACTGCGCTCACGAAACCCTGGCCTACAGCTTCTTGTCTCCGGTGACGAACAGGCGCACGGACCGCTGGGGTGGTGGGGCTGAGGAGCGCACCCGTTTCCCGATCGCCGTGCTGGAGCGCGTCCGCGAACGGATCGGTGACTCGCTCGCGCTCGGTATCCGCATTTCCGGCAAGGAGTTCAGGCAAGGAGGCGCCGAGCATCTCGAGATGCGCGAAATGACCTGTCACATCGGAGATTCCGGTCTGATCGATTTCGTGGACATCGATGTCGGACACTGCTGGGGCGCACCGTCCTACGTTCCGTCGTCCTACTACGACCATGCAGAGTTCCGTGAAGTCGGAAAAGCGGCGCGCACCGATCTGGATGAAAACGTCTCCGTCCTGTTCTCCGGACGCGTCAACGACCCCGTGGTGGCGGAACGGCTCCTGAAGGAGGGGTACTGCGACCTGATCGGCATGGTGCGGGCAGGTATTGCCGATGCCGATTTCGCCAACAAGGCTCGCGAGGGTCGCCTATCGGAAATCCGGCGCTGCATCAGCTGCACGCGTTGCATCGACGAGGCATCGGAGCCCAGGACCTTTCCCTACGCACCCACGTGTTCGATCAATCCGGTCATCGGCCACGAGTTGCGGTGGGAAGAGGAGTTCAAGCCGGCGGCGACTCCGAAACGGGTCGTGGTCGTCGGCGCTGGGCTTGCTGGCTGCGAAGCCGCACGTTGGGCGGCGATGCGTGGTCACCAGGTGACCCTGCTCGAGCAGGGCGAACGGCTGGGCGGGCAATTGAGAATCGCCGCCAAGGCCCCTGGGCGCGACGACTTCGAAGACCAGATCTACTTCGAGGAAAACGAAATGGTTCGCCTGGGAGTCGATCTACGACTGAAGACCCATGCGGACATCGACGCGATCAAGGCGCTCTCACCAGATGCCGTAGCCATCGCAACGGGGTCGATCCCGCGCGTACCTCATGACCTCCCGGGTATCGACCTGCCCCATGTCGTGCAGGGTTGGGATGTGATGCAGGGGAAGGTCTCGACCGGAGACCGCGTCGCCGTCGTATCCCAGGAAGACTACTACGAGACACCCTGCATTGCCGAGTATCTGGCGTCCAAGGGCAAGCAGGTGGAGGTCTTCCACAAGTCCCTCCATCTGGGTTACGAAATCGCACGATATTCGATCGCGATGGTTCTGGCCCACATGGAGAATTGTGGTGTGACCGTCCACCCGAACCTGGTCTTGAAGGAAATCGATGCCGATGGTCTCGAATTCCTCTCCTCCTTTGGTGAGAAGACCTATCGGAAGGAAGGTTTCGACAGTGTGGTGTTGGCCTATGGGTCGGTGCCCGTGCACAACCTGTATGATGAACTCAAGACCGACGGCAGCATCCCGCAGGTCTATGTAGCCGGCTCGGCGTGGCTACCGCGCTTCATGGCAGAAGCTTCCCAGCACGGTGCAAGCATCGGGCTGGCGATCTGA
- a CDS encoding nitroreductase family deazaflavin-dependent oxidoreductase, translating into MSNREKMVKPDFLSDEDWEVLKDQTSSLARIRGDSKADVEDYLANPEGRSTGAGPSGLPTLLLTCVGRKSGEERITPLVFLQDGDEMVVVGSLAGYDSHPAWVLNLNANPGCWVQLDDKKTAAVSRDVTDEEREALWPRLSEMFPPWGYFQKQTDRPFAIKILRSTGSV; encoded by the coding sequence ATGTCCAATCGCGAGAAGATGGTAAAACCGGACTTCCTGTCCGACGAAGACTGGGAGGTCCTGAAGGATCAGACCTCCTCGCTCGCCCGAATCCGGGGTGATTCGAAAGCGGATGTCGAAGACTACCTGGCCAACCCCGAGGGCAGATCGACGGGGGCCGGCCCTTCCGGTCTCCCGACCCTTCTACTGACCTGCGTCGGGCGCAAGTCAGGTGAGGAGCGCATCACGCCGCTGGTATTCCTGCAGGACGGTGACGAGATGGTCGTCGTCGGTTCGTTGGCAGGTTATGACTCCCATCCCGCGTGGGTCCTGAACCTGAATGCCAACCCGGGCTGCTGGGTGCAGCTCGACGACAAGAAGACGGCTGCCGTATCCCGGGACGTCACGGACGAAGAACGAGAAGCCTTGTGGCCCAGGCTGTCGGAGATGTTCCCGCCTTGGGGCTACTTCCAGAAGCAAACCGACCGCCCCTTTGCGATCAAGATCCTGAGGTC